A genomic segment from Candidatus Brocadia sinica JPN1 encodes:
- a CDS encoding sigma-54-dependent transcriptional regulator, which translates to MKKPKILLAERNDVLNKKLKMLLFGNGFEVIETSDKGDALRSFQNNSPDLVIVGSSPGDTRDGLGVAQQIRQSGCNIPLIMIAAHSSEDQAIAALKAGINDYFKQPFSFEELMASVKRCLSGFFLRESSREHGVTPPCLIDSQKMIGENVQIREIKTYIGKAASTDTNVLITGETGTGKELAAELIHRNSPRSKKPFVCINCTAIPDSLLESELFGYERGAFTGADSLKEGKLKHAEGGTVFFDEIGDMSLYHQAKILRAIESKEVQRIGGKGSIPLDIRFVAATNRDLDQLVEEGKFRKDLYFRLNVARIHLPPLRNRKEDIPLLLCFYIRELNLRFGREVECLTKDALEYLLCYDWPGNVRELKNLVEATFVNLSSRQISLSDLPEQFRRRIGEARDLPRSEPDLLLSTLMSTNWNKSKAAQKLHWSRMTLYRKLAKYHIVKEGT; encoded by the coding sequence GTGAAGAAGCCGAAAATCTTGCTTGCGGAAAGAAATGATGTCCTGAACAAAAAATTGAAAATGCTATTGTTTGGCAATGGATTTGAGGTCATCGAAACATCAGACAAAGGAGATGCCCTCCGATCCTTTCAAAATAATAGCCCGGATCTCGTCATTGTGGGGTCTTCTCCGGGTGATACCCGGGATGGATTGGGTGTGGCACAACAAATCCGGCAGTCTGGCTGTAATATTCCACTTATCATGATTGCAGCACACAGCTCTGAGGATCAGGCCATCGCCGCACTCAAGGCAGGAATCAACGATTATTTTAAACAACCCTTTTCGTTCGAGGAACTAATGGCGAGTGTCAAACGATGTCTCTCGGGCTTCTTTCTCCGGGAGTCGTCTAGAGAACACGGAGTAACACCGCCTTGCCTCATTGATAGTCAAAAGATGATAGGTGAGAATGTGCAGATACGGGAGATAAAGACATACATCGGGAAGGCCGCATCGACTGATACCAACGTCCTTATTACCGGAGAGACGGGTACCGGCAAGGAGTTAGCGGCTGAACTGATCCACCGGAATAGCCCCAGGAGTAAAAAACCTTTTGTCTGTATTAACTGTACCGCCATACCTGACAGTCTTTTAGAAAGTGAGCTGTTTGGTTATGAAAGAGGAGCCTTCACGGGGGCAGATTCCTTAAAGGAGGGTAAGCTGAAACATGCCGAGGGAGGGACCGTTTTTTTCGATGAGATTGGTGATATGAGCCTATACCATCAGGCAAAGATCCTGAGAGCCATCGAAAGCAAGGAAGTTCAGCGCATAGGAGGTAAGGGAAGCATCCCCCTGGACATCAGGTTCGTCGCTGCTACCAATCGAGACCTGGATCAATTGGTGGAGGAAGGTAAATTTAGAAAAGATCTTTACTTTCGGCTCAATGTGGCCAGAATCCACCTGCCTCCGTTAAGGAACCGGAAGGAGGACATTCCTCTCTTGCTCTGTTTTTACATCAGGGAATTAAACCTCAGATTCGGGAGGGAGGTTGAATGCCTCACAAAAGATGCCCTGGAATATTTGCTCTGCTATGATTGGCCGGGTAACGTTCGGGAACTGAAGAACCTTGTAGAGGCTACCTTTGTTAACCTCTCATCACGGCAGATATCTCTTTCGGATCTGCCTGAGCAGTTCCGCCGGAGGATCGGGGAAGCCCGAGATCTTCCCCGGAGCGAGCCGGACCTTTTGCTTTCCACGCTCATGTCCACCAACTGGAATAAAAGCAAGGCAGCGCAGAAACTCCATTGGTCCAGGATGACCCTCTACCGGAAGTTGGCAAAGTACCATATCGTGAAAGAGGGGACATGA
- a CDS encoding DUF3467 domain-containing protein — protein sequence MNYEWENSRNEDMPEGRYANYFKVGQNAFEFLIDFGQFYPNDGKEHFHTRIVISPFYANVLFKILQESIDQYVQTFGPIPADGEDE from the coding sequence ATGAATTATGAATGGGAGAACTCCCGGAATGAAGATATGCCCGAAGGGCGATACGCTAACTACTTCAAAGTTGGCCAAAACGCCTTCGAATTCCTGATTGACTTTGGTCAGTTCTATCCTAACGATGGTAAAGAACACTTCCACACCAGGATCGTTATCAGCCCATTTTACGCGAATGTCCTTTTCAAGATCCTTCAGGAGTCCATCGATCAATATGTGCAGACGTTCGGGCCTATCCCTGCGGACGGGGAAGATGAATAG
- a CDS encoding phage tail sheath subtilisin-like domain-containing protein has protein sequence MATLSYPGVYVEEVPSGVRPIAAASTSIPAFIGVAEKGPLNKAVKVFNFTEYQNLYGGFLDGSFLSHAVFQFFNNGGTQCYIVRVSGANTRTASIVLNDRGTTAQQSLTISAISPGVWGNKLAVVIANGTNDPGNEFNLSVYWQDELTPLEKLENLSMVPGAPNFVETIVASSKYIRVTVNQANTNVQAGTSRGAAAPSVPLPAGRSRFRINIDGDGYQEVNLQDAVGSGTGQVADLDTAANVAGAIQFVVRQLTKLRASTNQNAFTNFQCTVDAGVLLLTSGAAGLSSSANVAPASNSGQDASGLLNLGKLEGGQEILGAAVTRPRNNPAGTPPGNYYLVGDHAAPTAEVSSVQAGSDGDPITTDQPYTDAFSILDDKEDVSLIAVPGIGSKDVVGAGMNYCANRPLSDCFFIGDMAQDDDTIEEAKTFRDAITPKNSYGAIYLPWLRMLDPTGKSPEPILVPPSGYVAGLYAKTDAQRGVWKAPAGTAAALGGAVGVAVNFTDVQQGNLNPFNINVIRQFAASGIVLWGARTITSDPEWDYIPVRRMAIFLRVSIYRGIQWAVFEPNDEDLWAGLRLNIGSFMMTLFRQGAFQGSTPSQAFFVKCDSETTTQDDINLGIVNILVGFAPLKPAEFVVVKISQKAGQPS, from the coding sequence ATGGCAACTTTGTCATACCCAGGTGTCTATGTGGAAGAGGTTCCCAGTGGCGTTCGGCCTATTGCGGCGGCCAGCACTTCCATTCCGGCGTTCATCGGAGTGGCTGAGAAAGGCCCTTTGAATAAGGCTGTCAAGGTCTTTAACTTCACTGAATATCAGAATCTCTATGGCGGTTTTCTGGACGGCTCTTTTCTTAGTCATGCGGTCTTTCAGTTTTTCAACAACGGGGGGACTCAATGCTATATCGTCAGGGTATCCGGAGCAAATACGAGGACTGCCAGCATCGTTTTAAATGATCGGGGGACAACTGCACAACAGAGCCTGACGATTTCCGCAATCAGCCCAGGAGTGTGGGGCAACAAACTGGCTGTGGTTATCGCTAATGGCACGAATGATCCGGGAAACGAATTTAACCTGTCTGTCTATTGGCAGGATGAGCTGACTCCTTTAGAGAAACTCGAGAACCTAAGCATGGTGCCGGGTGCCCCCAATTTTGTGGAGACAATCGTTGCTTCCTCAAAGTATATCCGGGTCACCGTGAACCAGGCGAATACCAATGTGCAGGCCGGCACCAGCCGCGGTGCGGCTGCTCCATCAGTGCCATTGCCAGCGGGCAGGTCCCGGTTTCGCATCAATATCGATGGCGATGGTTACCAGGAAGTGAACCTCCAGGATGCGGTTGGGAGTGGCACTGGCCAGGTGGCGGATCTTGATACTGCCGCCAATGTCGCTGGCGCCATCCAGTTCGTGGTCCGACAACTGACCAAGCTGCGGGCATCTACGAATCAGAATGCGTTCACTAACTTTCAGTGTACGGTGGATGCCGGGGTTCTGCTGCTTACCTCAGGGGCCGCCGGCTTATCATCTTCGGCCAATGTGGCTCCGGCCTCCAACAGCGGCCAGGATGCCTCCGGGCTGCTGAATCTTGGAAAGCTTGAGGGGGGCCAGGAGATCTTGGGTGCGGCGGTGACACGTCCGCGCAATAATCCCGCTGGTACACCGCCTGGTAATTACTACCTGGTGGGTGACCATGCTGCCCCCACAGCTGAAGTGTCTTCTGTTCAGGCGGGATCGGATGGTGATCCGATTACAACGGATCAGCCTTATACCGATGCATTCAGCATCCTTGATGATAAAGAGGACGTCAGCCTGATCGCGGTTCCCGGCATCGGGTCTAAGGATGTGGTAGGAGCAGGGATGAATTACTGTGCCAATCGTCCGTTAAGCGATTGTTTCTTTATTGGTGACATGGCCCAGGATGACGATACCATAGAAGAGGCAAAGACCTTTAGGGATGCGATAACACCCAAAAACTCTTATGGTGCGATTTATCTTCCCTGGTTGCGCATGCTTGATCCGACCGGGAAATCACCCGAGCCTATTCTGGTACCACCCTCCGGGTATGTTGCCGGCCTCTACGCAAAAACTGATGCGCAACGGGGTGTTTGGAAAGCACCGGCTGGCACGGCGGCTGCCCTGGGTGGAGCGGTGGGTGTAGCAGTGAACTTTACCGATGTCCAGCAGGGCAACCTTAACCCCTTCAATATCAATGTCATCAGGCAATTTGCTGCGTCCGGGATCGTTCTATGGGGTGCTCGAACGATCACCTCAGATCCTGAGTGGGACTACATTCCTGTCCGGCGCATGGCAATCTTTTTGCGGGTTAGTATCTACCGGGGCATCCAGTGGGCGGTCTTTGAGCCTAACGACGAGGATCTATGGGCTGGGCTTCGTTTGAATATCGGATCTTTCATGATGACCTTGTTCCGGCAGGGGGCTTTTCAGGGGTCTACACCGTCCCAGGCCTTCTTTGTTAAATGTGACAGTGAAACCACCACACAGGACGATATAAATTTGGGAATCGTTAATATATTGGTGGGTTTTGCACCTCTCAAGCCGGCCGAGTTTGTGGTTGTCAAGATCAGCCAGAAAGCAGGACAGCCTTCGTAA
- a CDS encoding phage tail protein gives MAKFTVNTHRFDPYRNFKFKIKWDNQYVAGLSKCSALKKTTEMTEWREGGDPSTSRKMPGKTKYDAITLTAGVTHDDTFEKWANLVNNFQGDATMSLKNFRKDVIIDVFNEAGQKVLSYKVYRCWVSEYQALPELDASANAVMIQTIKLENEGWERDTSVTEPTET, from the coding sequence ATGGCCAAATTTACGGTAAATACTCATCGATTTGATCCATATCGAAACTTCAAGTTTAAAATAAAGTGGGATAATCAGTATGTGGCGGGTCTCAGCAAATGCAGCGCCTTAAAAAAGACCACTGAGATGACCGAGTGGAGGGAAGGGGGCGATCCGAGTACGAGCCGTAAGATGCCTGGAAAAACGAAATACGATGCCATTACCCTTACGGCGGGTGTTACCCATGATGACACGTTTGAAAAATGGGCGAATCTGGTCAACAATTTTCAGGGAGATGCCACCATGTCCCTGAAAAATTTCCGTAAGGATGTTATTATCGATGTCTTCAATGAAGCTGGACAAAAGGTGCTCTCATACAAGGTTTACCGGTGCTGGGTTTCCGAATATCAGGCCTTGCCTGAATTGGATGCCAGCGCTAACGCTGTGATGATCCAGACAATTAAACTGGAAAATGAGGGGTGGGAGCGCGACACCTCTGTGACTGAACCTACAGAAACATAA
- a CDS encoding DUF6760 family protein: protein MSKIICLLPGGYVDKDEVVHREVELMPLSGREEEFLAENQGRESASLVTAILTRCIRRIGTMSPVSEEVARNLVVADRQYLLLKLREVTFGNQIQATILCPWPNCGKRVDIDFSLKDIPVRESKDKGSMYTMELSPDAAFISNHGEVYREVTFRLPNGGDQEVISPIISKNEARALTMLLGRCILSIGTVKYPGDEMINRLSPMSRMEIERQMDAVAPKIDLTMGAICPECGREFGVPFDLHEFFFGELRTSRDLLYREVHYLAYHYHWSEQEIMEMPRVKRHKYIEVLADEIERLNNAVC, encoded by the coding sequence ATGAGTAAAATAATTTGTCTGTTGCCGGGCGGATACGTAGATAAAGACGAAGTGGTTCATCGGGAGGTTGAATTGATGCCGCTCAGTGGCAGAGAGGAAGAGTTTCTTGCTGAAAACCAAGGCCGGGAAAGTGCATCCCTTGTTACAGCAATTTTAACTCGCTGTATTAGACGAATTGGTACCATGAGCCCTGTATCTGAGGAAGTGGCGCGCAACTTAGTCGTTGCTGACAGGCAATATCTACTCCTCAAGCTGCGCGAAGTGACCTTTGGGAATCAAATTCAGGCTACCATCCTGTGTCCCTGGCCCAATTGCGGTAAACGAGTTGATATAGACTTCTCATTAAAAGATATCCCCGTCAGGGAATCTAAAGATAAAGGGTCGATGTATACAATGGAACTCTCACCTGATGCAGCTTTCATAAGTAATCATGGTGAGGTATACAGGGAAGTCACCTTCAGGCTGCCAAATGGTGGGGACCAGGAAGTAATTTCACCTATTATTTCCAAAAATGAAGCCAGGGCATTAACAATGCTTCTGGGGCGTTGCATTCTTAGCATAGGTACCGTAAAGTATCCCGGAGATGAAATGATCAACCGGCTTTCTCCCATGTCCCGTATGGAGATCGAAAGACAAATGGATGCGGTTGCGCCCAAAATAGACTTGACTATGGGAGCGATCTGCCCTGAATGTGGTCGTGAGTTCGGAGTGCCCTTTGACCTCCATGAGTTCTTTTTTGGCGAGTTAAGAACTAGCCGTGACCTCCTTTACCGCGAAGTACACTATCTTGCCTACCACTACCATTGGAGCGAACAGGAGATCATGGAAATGCCACGGGTAAAGCGACATAAATATATCGAAGTGCTGGCAGATGAAATCGAGAGGTTGAATAATGCAGTCTGTTAA
- a CDS encoding DUF4255 domain-containing protein: MSASTAIGMVSESLRNLLVGEMTLSPPVNVTILAPDESGGDRRINLFLYKVQENSSLKNLDWQVKRGEPTRLVPPPLSLNLFYLMTPYAPNDPQTGNSIAHEILGEAMRVFYENPFVPQDYLVDGLKDARERIKIIQNTPNLDELSQVWSTFTQPFRLSILYEISVVQLDMLSESERVMATRVRQIGVPDVRAPFNPPVVEKIEPIKGPAGIVVTFRGENLSGWRAYVTVMGRRILEGVELTEDVFTVTIPDDLPQGFHEIRVDISHLFRKTFFFEVTT, from the coding sequence ATGAGTGCTTCAACCGCTATCGGTATGGTCAGCGAATCGTTGCGGAATCTATTAGTCGGGGAAATGACATTAAGCCCACCGGTTAATGTGACGATTCTTGCCCCCGACGAAAGTGGCGGTGACCGGAGGATTAACCTTTTTTTGTATAAAGTGCAGGAAAACTCGTCTTTAAAGAATCTGGATTGGCAGGTAAAAAGGGGCGAACCCACCCGATTGGTTCCGCCACCACTGTCACTGAACCTCTTTTATCTTATGACCCCATATGCACCCAATGACCCGCAAACAGGGAACAGTATCGCTCATGAAATTTTAGGAGAGGCCATGAGGGTCTTTTACGAAAATCCCTTTGTTCCACAGGATTATCTCGTGGATGGACTGAAAGACGCGAGGGAACGGATCAAGATCATTCAAAATACCCCGAACCTGGATGAACTCAGCCAGGTGTGGAGTACTTTTACCCAACCTTTTCGACTTTCTATATTGTATGAAATTTCTGTAGTGCAATTAGATATGCTCTCTGAAAGTGAACGGGTCATGGCAACACGGGTGCGACAAATCGGCGTGCCGGATGTGCGCGCACCCTTCAATCCACCTGTAGTTGAAAAGATAGAACCTATAAAAGGCCCGGCAGGTATAGTCGTCACTTTTCGTGGCGAAAACCTGTCAGGATGGAGGGCATATGTTACTGTAATGGGAAGGCGGATTTTAGAAGGAGTAGAGCTCACTGAAGATGTATTTACGGTAACAATTCCAGATGATCTACCACAGGGATTTCATGAAATACGGGTGGATATTTCCCACCTGTTTAGAAAGACCTTTTTCTTTGAGGTCACAACATGA